A section of the Bryobacteraceae bacterium genome encodes:
- a CDS encoding cytochrome c: MSAPFSRRFDTNLRLAAGAALLVLGAVGAVAAYLFHPRQLDTGYMPVQPVPYSHKLHAGNLGLDCLYCHTTVTEASFAAVPMTEICMNCHARVKEKSPKLQAIRDSYATGKPVQWVQVHRLPDYVYFNHRAHVTAGVSCVSCHGRVDQMTEVMQVQPLSMAWCLDCHRNPAPHIRPPELVTKLDWQPEGDPAVLGAKLIREKGIHPPDNCSACHR; the protein is encoded by the coding sequence ATGAGCGCACCCTTTTCGCGAAGGTTCGACACGAATTTGCGCCTCGCCGCCGGAGCCGCCCTGCTGGTGCTCGGCGCCGTCGGCGCTGTGGCCGCCTATCTTTTCCACCCCCGGCAGCTCGACACCGGCTACATGCCGGTGCAGCCTGTGCCGTACAGTCACAAGCTCCATGCCGGCAACCTCGGCCTGGACTGCCTGTACTGCCACACAACCGTCACCGAGGCCAGCTTTGCGGCCGTGCCGATGACGGAAATCTGCATGAACTGCCATGCGCGGGTGAAGGAAAAGAGCCCCAAGCTTCAGGCGATCCGGGACAGTTACGCCACCGGCAAGCCCGTGCAGTGGGTGCAGGTGCACCGGCTGCCAGACTACGTTTATTTTAATCACCGCGCCCATGTGACAGCCGGCGTGAGCTGCGTAAGCTGCCACGGCCGCGTGGATCAGATGACTGAAGTAATGCAGGTGCAGCCGCTCTCCATGGCCTGGTGCCTCGACTGTCACCGCAACCCCGCGCCGCACATCCGGCCGCCGGAGCTGGTGACCAAACTCGACTGGCAGCCCGAGGGCGACCCGGCCGTGCTCGGAGCGAAGCTGATCCGCGAAAAGGGCATTCATCCGCCCGACAACTGCTCTGCCTGCCATCGTTGA
- a CDS encoding molybdopterin oxidoreductase: protein MNELIQLKLSSLTGRKYWRSLNQLADTPEFRQWVEREFPEGASELLDSGSRRTLLKLMAAGFGLAGLTACRRPVEKILPLSRGVEGYIPGRPLHYATAVQCCGMATGLIVECNDGRPTKVEGNPRHPFSLGATNAFQQAMILDLYDPDRARQVQKQGVKSSWQEFESWWLETSAKLGDGSGLRILSPRTASPSLDALKAEIAKKYPQSAWIEYEAVHGDRIVEGLRLAFGQPLVPQYRFDQADVVVALDCDFLGIDTLTAQPIKQFASRRRPEEGRELNRLYVVEPNFTLTGAAADHRLRARASDIGAIAAALARELNISGAELRVLDAGGDRQKKFLSAMAKDLLAHRGRCLVVAGPRQPAEVHALVALINEVLGNTGQTVTYTRPPFTPSDMLADVRRLAGELGAGRVSTLVVLGGNPVFSLPAEANWPELFRKTAVVALTADENETWKAATWQLPEAHPFEAWGDARALDGTASIQQPLIQPLFGGRSALEIAALIAGRSERRGYAIVRGYWTSQWGADAEKRWQQALYEGVIEGTRFPAVDAKADAAKVLSAISAALKPAPAGIETVFYPSWHTLDGRFANNAWLHETPDPMTKLVWDNAALLSPATAKKLGVKDGDVIELSAGGRQVRCPAMVLPGHADDSISLQLGFGRAACGRVGRGVGHRVEGLRTAANFWFGPAEVRRTGETYRLVTTQEHHTLIEPITGLKRHNIVEEYTVEAYRHRAGHGGHEEHHPTDLFPPFDYSKGYQWGMAIDLNACIGCNACMVACTAENNIPVVGKDQVSRGREMHWIRLDRYFSGEEDDPQAVVQPMACVQCEKAPCESVCPVAATAHSPEGINEMAYNRCVGTRYCLNNCPYKVRRFNFLNWNKDVPEVRKMVFNPDVTVRMRGVMEKCNYCVQRIEEKRSQAKAEGRRPIRDGEILTACQQACPADAIVFGNINDPQSRVSRLKQSARDYAALEELNTRPRTTYLARLRNPNPELV, encoded by the coding sequence ATGAACGAACTCATCCAACTGAAACTCTCCAGCCTGACCGGCAGGAAGTACTGGCGCAGCCTGAACCAGCTGGCCGACACGCCCGAGTTCCGCCAGTGGGTGGAGCGGGAGTTTCCGGAAGGCGCCTCCGAACTGCTCGACAGCGGAAGCCGCCGCACACTTCTCAAGCTGATGGCTGCGGGCTTCGGCCTGGCGGGCCTGACGGCGTGCCGCCGCCCGGTGGAAAAGATTCTGCCGCTTTCCCGGGGTGTGGAAGGCTACATTCCGGGCCGCCCGCTTCATTACGCCACCGCCGTACAGTGCTGCGGCATGGCCACGGGCCTGATCGTCGAATGCAACGACGGCCGCCCCACCAAGGTCGAGGGAAATCCGCGGCATCCGTTCTCGCTGGGCGCGACCAACGCCTTCCAGCAGGCGATGATCCTGGATCTGTACGATCCCGACCGCGCCCGCCAGGTGCAGAAGCAGGGCGTCAAGTCTTCGTGGCAGGAGTTCGAATCCTGGTGGCTGGAGACGTCGGCGAAGCTCGGCGACGGCAGCGGACTGCGGATCCTTTCCCCGCGCACGGCGTCGCCCTCGCTCGATGCGCTGAAGGCGGAGATCGCGAAGAAGTATCCGCAGTCGGCGTGGATCGAGTATGAGGCGGTTCACGGCGACCGGATTGTCGAAGGGCTCCGGCTCGCCTTTGGCCAGCCGCTGGTGCCGCAATACCGCTTTGATCAGGCGGACGTGGTCGTGGCGCTGGATTGCGACTTTCTTGGCATCGACACGCTCACCGCGCAGCCCATCAAGCAGTTCGCCTCGCGCCGCCGCCCCGAAGAGGGCCGGGAGCTGAACCGGCTCTACGTCGTTGAGCCGAACTTCACCCTTACCGGCGCTGCCGCCGATCACCGTCTGCGCGCCCGCGCCTCAGATATTGGCGCCATTGCGGCCGCGCTGGCCCGCGAGCTGAACATCAGCGGGGCGGAACTGAGGGTTCTGGACGCGGGCGGCGACCGGCAGAAGAAGTTCCTTTCGGCAATGGCAAAGGATCTGCTGGCGCACCGCGGCCGCTGTCTGGTGGTGGCCGGTCCGCGCCAGCCCGCGGAAGTGCACGCGCTGGTGGCGCTCATCAACGAGGTTCTGGGCAACACGGGCCAGACGGTTACCTACACCCGCCCGCCGTTCACGCCCTCCGACATGCTGGCCGATGTGCGCCGGCTGGCGGGCGAGCTCGGCGCGGGCCGCGTGAGCACGCTGGTGGTGCTGGGCGGCAATCCGGTGTTTTCCCTGCCGGCCGAGGCGAACTGGCCGGAGCTGTTCCGCAAGACGGCCGTGGTGGCGCTCACCGCGGACGAGAACGAAACCTGGAAAGCGGCCACGTGGCAGCTTCCCGAGGCGCACCCCTTCGAAGCCTGGGGCGATGCGCGCGCCCTCGACGGCACGGCCAGCATCCAGCAGCCGCTGATCCAGCCCCTCTTTGGCGGCCGCAGCGCGCTGGAGATCGCCGCGCTCATTGCCGGCCGCTCCGAGCGGCGCGGTTACGCGATCGTACGCGGATACTGGACGTCGCAGTGGGGCGCCGACGCGGAGAAGAGATGGCAGCAGGCTCTGTATGAGGGTGTCATCGAGGGGACGCGTTTCCCGGCCGTGGACGCCAAGGCGGATGCGGCGAAAGTCCTGTCTGCGATCTCCGCCGCGCTGAAGCCCGCGCCTGCTGGCATTGAAACGGTCTTCTATCCTTCCTGGCACACGCTGGACGGGCGTTTCGCCAACAACGCGTGGCTGCATGAGACGCCGGATCCGATGACGAAGCTCGTCTGGGACAACGCGGCGCTCCTGAGCCCGGCCACGGCGAAAAAGCTCGGCGTGAAGGACGGCGACGTGATCGAGCTCTCGGCGGGCGGGCGGCAGGTGCGCTGCCCGGCGATGGTCCTGCCGGGCCACGCCGACGATTCGATCTCGCTCCAGCTCGGCTTCGGGCGCGCCGCCTGCGGCCGCGTGGGCCGCGGCGTGGGACACCGCGTCGAGGGTCTGCGCACGGCGGCCAACTTCTGGTTCGGACCCGCGGAAGTCCGCCGCACCGGCGAGACGTACAGGCTGGTCACCACCCAGGAGCACCACACGCTGATCGAGCCCATCACGGGGCTGAAGCGTCACAACATCGTCGAAGAATACACGGTGGAGGCCTACCGCCACCGGGCCGGGCACGGCGGGCACGAAGAGCACCACCCCACGGACCTGTTCCCGCCGTTCGATTATTCGAAGGGCTACCAGTGGGGCATGGCCATCGACCTGAACGCCTGCATCGGCTGCAACGCCTGCATGGTGGCCTGCACCGCGGAGAACAACATTCCCGTGGTCGGCAAGGACCAGGTCTCGCGCGGCCGCGAAATGCACTGGATCCGGCTGGACCGTTACTTCAGCGGCGAGGAAGACGACCCGCAGGCGGTGGTGCAGCCGATGGCCTGCGTGCAGTGCGAAAAGGCCCCGTGCGAGAGCGTGTGTCCGGTGGCCGCCACGGCGCACAGTCCGGAAGGCATCAACGAGATGGCCTACAACCGCTGCGTGGGCACGCGCTACTGCCTGAACAACTGCCCCTACAAGGTGCGCCGCTTCAACTTCCTGAACTGGAACAAGGACGTTCCGGAGGTCCGGAAGATGGTCTTCAACCCGGACGTCACCGTGCGCATGCGCGGCGTGATGGAGAAGTGCAACTACTGCGTGCAGCGGATCGAAGAGAAGCGCTCGCAGGCCAAGGCCGAAGGGCGCCGCCCGATCCGCGACGGCGAGATCCTCACCGCCTGCCAGCAGGCCTGCCCCGCCGATGCCATCGTCTTTGGCAACATCAACGATCCGCAAAGCCGCGTTTCCCGGCTGAAGCAGTCCGCCCGCGACTATGCGGCGCTCGAAGAACTGAACACCCGGCCGCGCACGACGTATCTGGCCCGGCTGCGCAATCCCAACCCGGAGCTCGTCTGA
- a CDS encoding polysulfide reductase chain C, with translation MADIAIDPRMELNPPLVQGGMKYADVTDKISSIVEGKPPKQWYIAMGVAVPLLLLLLVCLTYLVSTGIGVWGNNSPVGWGWDITNFVWWIGIGHAGTLISAILFLFRQKWRTSINRAAEAMTLFAVACAAIYPLFHTGRPWRAAYWLFPLPNEYLHMWQNFRSPLMWDVFAVSTYGTVSALFWFVGLIPDLATLRDRAATPLRKRIYGLLSLGWRGSATQWRHYELAYLLLAGLSTPLVLSVHSIVSFDFATSLLPGWHTTIFPPYFVAGAVFSGFAMVVTLMTLARWVYGLENLITMKHLENMCKVMLATGMIVGFAYGTEFFIAWYSANQYERFIFLNRAFGPYAWAYWSMITCNVIAPQFFWFKRFRTSIPAMFILSIFINIGMWFERFVIIATSLHRDFLPSSWGYFRPTWVDIGTYAGTFGLFLTLFLLFLRFLPSIAVSEVKGVLHQQVSAAHGGSH, from the coding sequence ATGGCTGACATTGCAATCGATCCGCGGATGGAACTCAACCCGCCCCTGGTGCAGGGCGGCATGAAGTATGCGGACGTCACCGACAAGATCAGCTCGATTGTCGAGGGCAAGCCGCCGAAGCAGTGGTACATCGCCATGGGCGTGGCCGTGCCGCTGCTGCTGCTGCTGCTCGTCTGCCTCACCTATCTGGTGTCGACGGGCATCGGCGTCTGGGGCAACAACTCGCCGGTCGGCTGGGGCTGGGACATTACGAACTTCGTCTGGTGGATCGGCATTGGCCACGCGGGCACACTGATTTCGGCCATTCTGTTCCTCTTCCGGCAGAAGTGGCGGACGTCGATCAACCGCGCCGCCGAGGCGATGACGCTGTTCGCCGTCGCCTGCGCCGCCATCTATCCGCTGTTCCATACCGGCCGCCCGTGGCGCGCCGCCTACTGGCTGTTCCCGCTGCCCAACGAGTACCTGCACATGTGGCAGAACTTCCGCAGCCCGCTGATGTGGGACGTCTTTGCGGTGTCGACCTACGGCACGGTGAGCGCGCTGTTCTGGTTTGTCGGCCTGATTCCGGATCTGGCCACGCTGCGCGACCGCGCCGCCACGCCGCTGCGGAAGAGGATTTACGGGCTGCTGAGCCTCGGCTGGCGCGGCTCGGCCACGCAGTGGCGCCACTATGAGCTGGCCTATCTGCTGCTGGCGGGCCTGTCGACGCCGCTGGTGCTTTCGGTGCACTCCATCGTTTCGTTCGACTTCGCCACCTCGCTGCTGCCCGGCTGGCATACGACGATCTTTCCGCCGTACTTTGTCGCCGGCGCCGTCTTCAGCGGCTTCGCCATGGTGGTGACGCTGATGACGCTGGCCCGCTGGGTGTACGGGCTCGAGAACCTGATCACGATGAAGCACCTTGAAAACATGTGCAAGGTGATGCTGGCCACGGGCATGATCGTCGGCTTCGCCTATGGGACGGAGTTCTTCATCGCCTGGTACAGCGCCAACCAGTATGAGCGGTTCATCTTTCTGAACCGCGCCTTCGGCCCCTATGCCTGGGCCTACTGGTCGATGATCACCTGCAATGTCATCGCGCCGCAGTTTTTCTGGTTCAAGCGGTTCCGCACGTCGATTCCGGCGATGTTCATCCTGTCGATCTTCATCAACATCGGCATGTGGTTCGAGCGCTTCGTGATCATCGCCACATCGCTGCATCGTGATTTTCTGCCCTCGAGCTGGGGCTATTTCCGGCCCACCTGGGTCGACATCGGCACCTATGCCGGAACCTTTGGCCTGTTCCTGACGCTGTTCCTGCTGTTTCTCCGCTTCCTGCCCTCGATTGCCGTGAGCGA